TCTAACAActgattgttgttttatttatttatttttatctctttttattttacttcacACTCTACAGTTCTGCACCACTGCAAAATGCAaccaaaataacacattttgctTTAAACTTACCTTGTATTTAGGTGGCGCTTGCAACGTGAACTAAAGCAATCTGAGTTGTCAGTatgtttgaacattttgtgcAGATCGCGGCTCAGGTTGGACATGCTGCTGTGGGCTTGTACCAGGCTCTGCAGGATAAAAACAGCTGGAGGGAGATGGCCTGGAAGTGGGACCATAGTGGGTAAGACCTACAAAATCAGATTCATGATCTCACACGTCAGTGTTTATGTCTGCGAATTCTATACATATTTTAAGGCCAAAAGGACTTCAAACTTTAGAGAATACTGTGGAAAAGTCTAAATGCCCCTAAACAATTTGGGTGGAGTGTAAACTCTCCAAATGCATCCATTGAATAGCTCGCAGCTGGACTGCCGTGGTTGGCTTTGGGGTCGTTTTTCCTCTCATCCGAGCAGGCCTCAATTCATCCTCATATAgggctgggaaaaaaaggatttgccCTCTTTCCAAATTCttactgtttttgcagtttcccCTCTTCATTGTTTAAGCTCATCAAACAAATATGAATGTCAGACAAAGAAACCCCAAGAAAACATGAAATGCTGTTTTTAAATAGTGATTTCTGACCCTGTGTGAAAAAAGTGCTTGCCGCCTAAACCTGATCACGCCTTGGACCACGGCTCGCTTGCAACAGCCAAAATCAAGCGTATTCTATTACTGTCAGTGATTCATTAATATCACTGTGGAGATGTTTTCTTTACACCATTGTGGAATTGCTTTAATTCTGCTACAATGGAGGGGTTTTGAGCATGAGCAGTCTTTTTAAGGTCATGCCACAGCATTTCAGTCTGATTCAAGCCCGGACTTTGACTCGGCTACTCTAAAAccttcattcaatttttttccctcttcttcgGTTATTCAGAGTTGTGCTGATCGTGTATTTTGGGGCATTGTCCTGAACCCAAGTGCGCTTCAGCTTGGGGTCACAAATAGATGGtagaaaatattcattttgcatttgcattttgaagcaCATCTACTACGGTGCCTCAGAGAGACCACACTTGAGCAGAGGAACAAGCAACCGGTCATCCCAAAGTCTCCTATTCCCTCAAGTGCATGGTATCAAGATTCTCTTCTCACTTGAAGAATGTAAATTCCTATTCATTGTCAAAAACCGGTTTACTAACAAACACTACGCTATGGCATCCATCATTGGTCAGACAACCAGTAAACACCAATGAGCCAAATGACAAAATCCCTGAAAGTCTGAagattgttttgaaatgagtgttaaaattatttcaaaagcaCCATAAAATGGTGAAAACAAGAAATATGTTTTGATTCATGAAAAAGCGATGGACAaagaagtatttgggccagattTCAAGTTTCTGACTGTTTGAGCAGGTATTCGAGAACATTGGTCCACATTTTAGGAGCCTAGGGCAAAAAAGTACATCTTTGCTACGAGCCAATATTTTGTTAGTTccatctaatctaatctaagatgtatgtatttatttatttattttatacagaGCCAAGAAGATTGTGGTTCGGGGTACCAGTGTGGCTCATCTTTTAGAGCTTCAGGCCCAGGCCTTGAGTCTCAATTTGCCCACTTACCTGGTCCAGGATGCTGGGCTTACTCATGTGAGCAAAACATATGGGCGTACATGCGAGATTGCTGATGATTTTTCAAATCTTTCTTGCACACGACTGGGTTCACTGTGAAGATAATCACGAATCCACACTTTAAAAAAGCTCAACTTGTCTTTGGTTAGGTGGCATCTGGTTCCCGAACTGTCCTGGCTGTCATGGGTGAGGAGGACATTGTGAACAATGTCACTGGCAGTCTGAAGCTGCTTTGATGGGCTCAAGACCACGTCAGGAAGTAAAGCATCTGCGATGCTCGAAAGGATCAAGTTGAGCGCCCCATTTAAGAAGCAAGTGTGTAACCTTTAAACACAAACAAGCAGAGTCCCCTGATGTTTGTTTCATTGAACTCTGTGCAGGTATATGGCTTGCTTTGCTGAGCATTGTGATCTGAAGATAGGAAGGATTACTTCCTTAACAGTTAACTGTGCTCAAggttttcagtttttgttttgcaagtgTTACTCCCATTCCAAATAATGAAAACTATCACTATTTGATTGGGCTTTAAGTTTAAATCGATTTCGTAATTTTGGTTCTTCCCAGCTATTTTTCCCAGCGTGGTTATATTTTGTATTCCTCTTATGGTAATATGTCCaattactgttttattttgtaatatgcATATTAAGTTTGCCaattaaagaaaatgttttcgtCATCCCTAACGGAATTCATTTTTATGTTAACGTGCATGGACTGGGACTGGTCTTCCCAGCTATTTTATGAGAGGCTTAAATATGAAACTCTCTTGCATGCTATTTATCCACAAAAAGATGCTTGAAGACAGATGTGTTGTCATGTTGCGAGAGAGCCCGAATGAGCGGGCCAGAGTGCCCGAGCAACAGCGAGAGAGCCCGAGTGACGGCAAGAGAGCTTGAGCATAGGCGAGAGAGCCCGGGTGACGGCGAGAGAGTCTGGGTGACTGCGTGAGTGAGAGAGCCCAGGCAAGAGAGCCTAATTGAGAGCGAGCGACGGCAAGATAGCCTGAGCGAGCGACGGCGGGAGAGCGAGTGTGAGAGAGCCCAGGCAGGAGAGCCCAGGCGAGAGCCTGAGCGAGTGTGAGCGAGGGCGAGAGAGTGAGCCATGGCAAAATGATAATGGACTCAAGTAACACATTGTGGACACATTGTATGACTATTTAACaaagtatacagtatacagtttcTATAGAAGGAAGTTGATGACGTTAAAATAAGTCATACTAACAATTGCAAACAATCTACTGGTTTTAACTGATGAAACAGACTATATCGAAGGCCAATGAAAGAGAAACTATTTGGTTATAGTTGGAGTGCAGGAAACACCAGGAGAGTGATGGACAGAcaccaaagaaaaaataaggacgCTCTTGAAGAAAAAGAGTCAGGTGCAGGAAAAGATCGAGGTGGAGGGAACACACCGGACAGGGAAACCTTTGACCTTaactttgaaaaatataaaggtAAAACAGGGGTCTTACAAAGAGCCAAGTATCTCAAGGGCTCAAATGGATACGTGAATGAGAACCTTACAGAAGCCATCTGACAGAAACTgctggaataggcttcagcacagcccgcgacccttgtgaggataagcgggtcagaaaatggatggatggaagaaattACACCTAGAACGCAGCGTGTAATTACTGTCTTAAAGGTGAATCTAGAAAATCAAGAGCAGGCTGAGATTTACTCAAATGAAGATCCAATTCTCGCAGACCAagcatttttgtcacttttcaCTTCACTGTGAGACAAACACTGTCCATCAAGTTAAGTGACCAGGAAGCGTCAAGGCTTCTCTTAGCCTTGGATGACACGTGGCGTAGAGAATGCCTGTTAAAAGATAAACTTGTCGTTCAAATGTTTTCTGAATTTAAGAACAAAAGATGTTGAACTTAATTATccgaaatataaaaataaaccagTAAATATGATAAGAACAAGCAACAGACAACATGACCATACACGTTGAGAACAGAACAggagtaacacacaagaaatgggGAGAATATTACATTTTATAATAAATAACGACtttaagaaaatgtattttcaagaatgtttctgtcagagattttctcggacaaagttaaagaaatgactcgacacggaaaaattgtcttcaatatcggcaggagcggatctctgagagcgaacgacagtTTAGTTGCCCCGATGATCACACACTCGAGCTCCCTTTtcgccaattcagacttttattgtaacatacaaggaaaacactgcccccgatatttgcataccacacccccggtccggcccctcggtagtgattggttacttgtttttaaacattgaaccaccagtgcgtacgttggcgccttttctgtgtggtctacatcgaatttacatgttgcagactttgcggatggccaatgtcgcctgggtgcgacaggtgttctcaactcgtctttagttgttcaaccgctgtttccgaattattcattccccttttgtgaccgagttttgcCCTCTTCcccgtgatcgcccacctgcattgacgtgctaattgtggacttcaacagccctccggccaggtggcggCGCCTTTGTGCACAGGCATTGGGGGgttggatacgcacccaaacgtttagatgtgcccagattaaatgaaacttgcaacatgatacaattttgctcatagattcctctcaCAATtttataaaattgtattttcaaaattgctcccttgacactctggaggaggcggGCAACAGAagaatgctaactaagctaaaagctacgatggacagtccctcccaccctctccagcccgccctgacagcagcacgaggtagctccttcagccagagactgttccaCCCGCGCTGCgggaaggagagataccgacgctcgttcctaccgactgctgtcaggctgctgaataaaaataacaacaataataacaataataataataataattaaatgatgtgaaggacaatTGTGAAAATAGcattgcgatttatccattttgtatttaccggtatattgcacttaattgaacggtgtttgttttttcttatttcttctttctacgcacattcttgctgctggaggctgtaaatttccccagtgtgggacaaataaaggatatcttatcttatcttatcttaaaggatAAAAAACAATGTAATCGATAAAATAACAGATATAATGTTGGTAGCAAATTAGCAAAATAGAGCAAGGGaagctttataaaaatgtttgaaaatagaaaaagattttgatagtaggctaatatagctcaaatagatatagatacatgttgcagctcagaAAAGGAGagttgtggtgttgtttttttaaaacgtacactttatttatgcttttaacagtctcgacaaacacagacacgtctgcgtccgactccgtgccttctctcttctcgttcgactcgagagacgttcaaaagacagcctcagaaaaacggaaattaatgatcacttcactgacactaagaaaagcgaacataatgcaccaaaacaaaaaaaatcaagcgaggaaattactaaataaattctatgggggcgtttgtgaacacacaacaaaggaatgaataacaaacaattctgagacagtccagtctcctacatacatacagcatgtgtttccttcattgtaagttttatagaagacttttatttatttttttgcggctccagacatttatttatgtaccggtatttgtcctatatggctctttcaacattttggcttgccgacccctgggttagtgcgtcaacctaacagtgcagaggccgtgggttcgatgccggctctggctttcctgtgtggagtatgcatggtTTGTtgcaaaatggcaacaaaaacgagaatagattttttttcaaaataatttactgTTGGTGTTTTCATAAACTGTTTATgataaacctaaaaaaaaaagattttgacaaaaatggatgaaaagctATTTCGATGGCTGATATCAATATGTGCATCCATCCGTTCATTTTCTGATCtatttatcctcaaaagggtcacgggcgtgctcgagtctattccagctgtcttcagggagtaggcggggccctgaaccagttgcctgccaatcgcaggacacacatagagaataaccattcgtgctcacaatcacacagagGAACAATTTATGtgcaaagtgggaggaaacatgAGTACCCagacagaaaacccacacaggcacgaggagaacatgcaaactccacatagaaaGGCCGTGGCCAGAATCAAACActcatctctgcactgtgaggcggatgtgctaaccagtcgaccatcgtGCGACCCATAGGTCGACACTGAAGGTCACCCTTaggtcataggtgtcaaactcaggtcctggagggccgctgccctgcatgttttataagtctccctgttgcaacacacctgattcaaatgaacagatcatccaagctctgcggaagcctgacattgaacctgtggCGGTGCAGGCATTTCcgtgtccaatgattcacatcaccacaaatgaaacagccagcttggctcccatgacttcctcgtccacgcccaccttcccgtctcggacctccccccagccatgcgtctcggccctgccttgtgggtaggccgtaatgttgaggtgggGCGTGGAGCTGCGGTGGGGGTGTGATCAGCTGTAGTGGAGcttgttgagagacactgattgacatttgattagatctcccaagtttctcttttttgcatgcattactggaggctctcttagcctcttttATTCGTGAGTTTGAAAAAGTCGTTCTGtaatggatgttttctcagtctcttccttgGCTCTCATTCGTTATTACTGCATATAATATTGGAAATTAGTTCGCcagttcacgtcatctgaagtggggagagtgggagagttagtcatcatttactgcacatcagacggacaaccccccagcactgcttgcctgaacaaagcttgattcaatggatgactattggggtcatgtcctgtgacagtcacccaagcatctatacaattaaccaaataagtcattaggtgtacctcagatagcaattcaaacgccaattgTTGTAGAGGACCCAATGGagttggataaatggaactcagttcgtctgattttctattattcaacctagtcaatttgcaagaggctattccctctaaaaggtccataatctctttgggtacatactcttaagccagtctattgcccacaactgtatgtcatagtcaattttaggcaaatccagcaacatttccctcgtcaattcagtctccttcgTTATAAAAGTGgttgcatcccaaacactcatgctctcattatcctgtttaatttgcatacatttttctaattttaccaattgtttatgaaccatCCTGGCAGGTCAGGGGTAAGCTTGGCACACAATGGATTCGGGTGGGGGCCAGTAAAATGGCTAGAATGCGTTACCCCCCTTACTGTAGATTTGTGCTTACACGAAGAGCCCCTGgggagcctacacaatgattaaagtgcccctatgttaaaagacgtttataattttgcttaattcactcaatatctttaaACCTCACAACAGTGTAtgcgattgtgatgaatatagacacattttcgtgTTTCTGGTGtgctcaggtctctctgcctgcaaATTGACCATCCGCTCCAAATTCTCCTGCCTTGTCCATGTACAAAtgaccactcggcgcttgtagtgGGGTCACAAATGTAGCGCTCCTCACCccatgcggtgaaggaggcatcatcgctgccttgtttatcataactttgtcgcAGTTactttgtttattcattttttccaatgtcgaaggcaggGGTCAAACcgcccatgaaatgcaatatatataaaaaccccTACTTgccaacttgaccctctctcttcccctcacatatcaaccacatcactcgttctgcatattatcatcttagaaacatccaccccttccgctcttctctcactcctcactccactgctatacttgttcacaccctcgtcacttcgcgactcgattactgtactgtaattccctcctgctcggtctccctcaaaaaaccctccataagcttcagctggtccaaattTCAGCCGCCCACATTATCACGCttacaccatacataaaccatattacaccaacatctccactggctctcCATTTTACTccttacattcaaagccatccataacctcgCCCCCCCTCcattagtgatgtgtcgttcgcgaacgagtcGGCTctcagagccggctctttgaagtgaacgatgggagccggtcAAATAGGAGCCGAATTTTTTCTCCTGtttccacccccacccacaggccgcacgtgattggtcaagatccgtggtagaagaggaaggggagggttacacgcacacacacgcgcacacacacacgcgcacacgcgcgcacacacacgctgcagtttagagaaggggcaggggttagagaagagacaacagcacacgaacaagacagacgagaagacgagagagctagttagcgaaaaaaaaacacggtggaaagcggaaaggtgagaaaatggatatgaaatgcagtgaaatttggattcatttcaatttaattgattgtattttttaaatttcaatcaATTTAATTTGGACCAAAGGCAGCGTGtggactgtgcaaggttaaaatatcccatagatcaggctccacaaataacctgcacaggcacatcagaaaagtccacccatcagtacaatctgaagaaaaaagacaagcgagggaaccagctattaatgaaggtgctagtgtgtctgcaactgttgctgctgctgcaatgtcacaactgcctagatgtacaacccagagctctatgagccactttatgcaaaaagctataaaactagcaaaacagaacacaattgacgaggaactgggtaaaatgattgcaagggattttcagccattttgtgttggctgtgtgttgtcgcaacatctgtccactcagagagaatcttctccaaaacggcaaatattaacagagaggagaaacaggatcaacccctcaaagctgaggcacttggtttttcttcatgccaatcttcgctaaagacaagctaaaacctttacctggatgctgcttttttctttttgttttacacattttaatttataatttgttgtgtggtattcaaagcttacttatgttgttttactgtaaatagttaaaagcttatgttataaatatacacattcagagattggaactttttgacgaccttatTTTGAGATGtgtctttgtacttttttatttttgtagcactccgtgttgtactccatgttgagtatgttcagaagaatataaataaagccatataaataattaatatttgatataatgtctattttttgcattagtaattcattttacacatagaatgacgttatttttggtattaaattaatttaagcaacaaaaaaactgaggagccatttgggagccgaccCAAAAGatccggctctctaaaaggagccggaattcccatcactaccctccatacctatctgacctcatccatattcccacacctgtccgctctcttcgttcctcctcctctctcctcctctctgtcccccctgctcgcttCGTCAcgatgggaaacagagccttcagtcgctctgcttcccagctctggaacacactctgcgctgaccttcgtaatacagactcattaacacatttcaaatccagcctcaaaacacatctgtttaaacaagcctattcactcagaccataaagccattaattttattttgttgtattttttcttattttatttgatgttgtttttaacattgtattcatgattttaactgcttgttgtaaggtgtccttgagttcctagaaaggcgcccacaaataaaatgtattattattattattattattattatagctcaaattgaatttcatttagctttttctttttctatttcaAACTCTTGTTCTTATTCTTCCAATTTATTCTTAAAACCTTGTTTTCTCGCTTTACTTAACCCTCTGCGCAGTGcattcgcccttttctctctctgcgcaatgcattcgccttcttttttcttcctACTAACAACCAGACGATATTTTAACAATTTTTTGCCTTCAGGCCTTCCGTCcatcttacagttcaccatgtttttatcatactcaccgtccagtatactcccttatggactgtgtgacgtcacgtaattctcaaattgtaacaatggagctgtccctaacttgccctaaaaatacagctgtttactcagactgcgatctccagtcgtcaatcctacaatttatcagcatccagaataattgAAATTatctggacctgcctcagcaataaaccactaattttttaattgcctatgAACTCAGTTTGGTCTTTGCTCATCAGCTACTAGCCAAACGTACGACTCAGCGGTTCTACCTAATTTAAACCGCCTACTTGTTGACTCAATAACTGTGCCAATTCAATTATCTACTACTCAGTGGCAAATTTTGGacggtatattgttttgaatatacctCACACCAACTCTTTAATCCCCttttcctgtacagtacttcCTTTTTCCATAGTCACATAAATCCCTTAAAACTCATTATCAATTTGGTATTTGCCACCTACGAAAAATCCaatcactatacttggttcaacacattcaggttcagagcagtttgatttgatcggtccttcttggacataagccgaatcttgacactttgcccgtaataacaggaacaggtgtgtcttCTTACCTGTTTAAagtggagcgctccttggttactgcctgagtctgaaggTCCTGAAACCGGTGTCGGTCTTTTTCCAGAGTGATCCTGTTCGTGACACCATTTATAGAGGagggggagctgtcaatttgcttttggccctccttggacacaggttcttttatctctctataaggtggaagaagacccaacatcacggcgtcttttcttcagtttatcacaacgcaacacgaatcgattagggctcctgtgagtctcagatttcatcaggaagccccgacaAAATACAGTCATACGTTTATATAGgcccgtcttcctcaactggcggaccgcgatccacgaccggaccgccgacctcctctgtccggaccgccgtcttcctctgtccgggcctcctcacccggaccctcggcaaattgtataaaataacaaattataacgttatttttacgttatacattttatatttttggactataatctgcgcattaccctgatcgcttgttaaaattatccgttttattatttgcgtgcacgaacagatgtattgcagaggacgcagcagctcgactgtgtgtgtatgtttgacgaactggctcATGCTTGCtcatggctgagcagggcatgtcggcgataacgatgcgctaaTTGGCTCCTCtaaacttaaggtgtgcccatacataagcgtcagcatatacgatgcgctgattggctcctctgaacttatggtgtgcccatacataagcgtcacgcattctaaatggatgattgtgtcaggaaacagacgcatgcgcgacgccagtgTGTTGtcgtgctcacagcttcagcacaggacagccgcacacagacaattagacaagacgaatcgcgggaggtttcgattgtgtgcagttttgctcccgtctacccggggatctttgcagctgtttaacagcagaatacgcaacatggtaaatgaacaccccaatggcgtcctcaaataatatttgcatgcctcagacattgcattcacctgtagtggaagaacagcactgcacattcctgtggtcccttgtgtcagtatttaaaatgattcttaactcctcttctgatatacttttcaatgatttcagagagGATCGGAAAAGGGAaagtgtacaaatgaaaataatatttttgttttcatgtttagtatttattttggtaaaatgagtattttgttttgcttttgttaaattaagggggaaaaagacaactactgtttaacaaagttaaagtaaaaatgtcttatttccctaaaatggctatttctattattaagcaggcacaacttaacaaaataaaataatataaaaaaaattcctctgcctcaacacaatacctctcattatttgctgtgtactgacaaagtgaataattgttattttcatgcaccccattattggttggttgtgaggaatgttgatttgtataagcttggcttgaccaatactaaattggcatatagccctgctccccatgaccgccgtgcatgggaccggaccttggtcttattaaaaaaaaaagtggaccgacagcctttctagttgaggaccactgatatAGGCATACTATGGTAatgaggggcgggcagtccttccccttatgtaaaaatcagaaacaaagaaaagtcaatgcagttcgatcttggcattttgacaaagtacagaccacATCTGCTCTGCACAAATTATGAGATTGGAGTTCCTTTCTCAGGGAACTTGACAGCCCTCGGGGGCTCAGCATAGGTGGGAGACCAGAAGAAGACacttgggggctgttaatcactcaagggaaaATGGGATctaaacttcacactacattctttgttttaagtacttcagcagatgttcaggacagagactagtatcAATAGTACTCATAGCAAGGTAAAATTCCTCGACTATGTTGTATTACTACTTCTGGCGGAATAATTGCTTAACAGGGGGAACATTTGTGTATCTGTCCATGttcgtaatatattttttgtgttcatgcacACTGCACTCTAATcaatcattctatcagtctcactttcacaaaaagtaattaaaaaagaaaagaaaccaggtcatctttaacctccgatgaagttgttagcgctcagtagTCTGgtgttgcagcttgtgatccgagttgttgcgctatatcttttatcgtgatcattattctcattcagtttgttttgtacaattcacagagggttttgaaaaagatggaattcagtatggtattgcaaaaagtagaccactttattccttataaacagtagaacgtgtaaacaacttatttaagccctttcacaattgggttttgtgcaaagaaaatgtaaacaatttggcacctgagactcacagctgttgctgtagtgtaaacacaaacagacgactcactgagtgtcttgtatgaaatatccatctccataggacagaaaaaaaaagaaacaatgtggcagtcacag
The DNA window shown above is from Hippocampus zosterae strain Florida chromosome 9, ASM2543408v3, whole genome shotgun sequence and carries:
- the si:dkey-19e4.5 gene encoding UBA_like_SF and PTH2 domain-containing protein isoform X2, which produces MEPSRQTCPPDSICQDVNPVFFQQLRDLDIPEEAAEQALLHTGNVSAEEAAMYYFNKLENEIAAQVGHAAVGLYQALQDKNSWREMAWKWDHSGAKKIVVRGTSVAHLLELQAQALSLNLPTYLVQDAGLTHVASGSRTVLAVMGEEDIVNNVTGSLKLL
- the si:dkey-19e4.5 gene encoding UBA_like_SF and PTH2 domain-containing protein isoform X1, whose protein sequence is MEPSRQTCPPDSICQDVNPVFFQQLRDLDIPEEAAEQALLHTGNVSAEEAAMYYFNKLENEEADRDLMYKMVFVVNMDLAMGVGKIAAQVGHAAVGLYQALQDKNSWREMAWKWDHSGAKKIVVRGTSVAHLLELQAQALSLNLPTYLVQDAGLTHVASGSRTVLAVMGEEDIVNNVTGSLKLL